In Gossypium raimondii isolate GPD5lz chromosome 12, ASM2569854v1, whole genome shotgun sequence, a single window of DNA contains:
- the LOC105765127 gene encoding uncharacterized protein LOC105765127: MASGWVKSLQCKSRAYEDVYHPSPKYLIPSTSCTRSSQSIKDVIQTAKKKPKKSDTKPNPKLLSRSSSKPESDLNSTPPPPRPRRSSSMPSRAVRNPDPVLPALTELPEGHPSRNVVEIIFHTSWSPKAFTGRIEMIFKVQNGPRTVSRFEEYRETVKTRSSSGSGGPASADEENARCVADGNEVMRFHCLGPTAGSCGMNEKWLFSGGKGAAICTYSGSGGAHERAGGGMGRKAMLVCRVIAGRVSKRVGLGYETLLEGRVGCDSVSGDNGELLVFDPRAVLPCFLIIYKL; the protein is encoded by the coding sequence ATGGCGAGCGGGTGGGTCAAATCTTTGCAATGCAAATCGAGAGCATATGAAGATGTTTATCACCCCAGCCCTAAGTATTTGATCCCTAGTACCAGTTGTACACGAAGTTCTCAGAGCATCAAGGATGTCATCCAAACGGCCAAGAAAAAACCCAAGAAATCGGACACCAAACCCAACCCCAAACTGCTTTCGAGGTCCAGCAGTAAACCCGAATCCGATTTGAATAGTACTCCGCCTCCGCCTCGACCTCGCCGGAGTAGTTCAATGCCTTCCCGTGCCGTTAGGAACCCTGACCCTGTCCTGCCTGCACTGACCGAACTGCCTGAGGGTCACCCTTCGAGGAATGTCGTGGAGATTATTTTCCATACGAGTTGGAGCCCCAAGGCTTTCACGGGTCGGATCGAGATGatttttaaagttcaaaatgGACCAAGGACGGTGAGCAGGTTCGAGGAGTACCGAGAGACTGTGAAAACTCGGTCCAGCTCGGGCTCGGGTGGCCCGGCTTCTGCCGACGAGGAAAATGCGAGGTGCGTAGCCGACGGTAACGAGGTAATGCGGTTCCATTGCTTGGGTCCCACTGCAGGGAGCTGCGGAATGAACGAAAAGTGGCTGTTTTCCGGCGGGAAAGGTGCTGCGATTTGCACGTATTCCGGTAGCGGCGGGGCTCACGAGAGGGCGGGAGGTGGGATGGGGAGGAAGGCGATGTTGGTTTGCCGGGTTATTGCTGGTCGAGTCTCGAAGCGGGTAGGGTTGGGGTACGAGACGTTGCTGGAGGGGCGAGTGGGGTGTGACTCAGTGAGTGGAGACAACGGCGAGTTGCTGGTGTTTGATCCACGTGCAGTGTTGCCTTGCTTTCTTATTATctacaaattgtaa